A single region of the Rhipicephalus microplus isolate Deutch F79 chromosome 10, USDA_Rmic, whole genome shotgun sequence genome encodes:
- the LOC119181838 gene encoding uncharacterized protein LOC119181838 isoform X3, giving the protein MRVALQLSFMCVHVCVDFTWTCVTTYKKPRHPEFIEDDWELRLRHQKHWTKDMRSRIGGLALTIRTAAVLCLVLEAGAMAVPQARELPTLRDVQFWNKPPVHSRNEQCPQGEDTVTFEKMVAMKPGSRRLSPMFAPREDFRSRGAVTLDCLRRCQASPRCLGVVVNYEHNACFAATALDDEDVANTLGSATDQPNLVPASDRSNYFAKMCVHGPACDKDWVMERVPDKELRGFDDRVVSGVPSCQRCQELCLHESSFPCRSGEFDGRARECRLSSQDRRSQPSSFVPAQGPHVHYFENLCLPPSSGQASNCDYELHKDVDLRRADQVRSAFSADQCRSLCETSREFACRSYSFAPAAGVCAMSGDDTVSLGGFALRMTPGVGYYQRPACPEPVQLSCTRESMALTLHTKDPFAGRIYPRDEASGCDIQGRGSRETTLVMGLMDRRCGVSEDDRGRFTSTIVIQQHPVIQQKGDRIVKLFCIFDTGNRTVTNTYKVLVGGAGPASRLPGVVNATAPAPNVRLRITDRAGVDVAGAKLGDELFLRIEMDDDSVFGLFARNLVATSGQNDDSIVLIDSSGCPTDKNIFPALEKLPGDKTRTLQSRFEAFKFADDVVVRFQVTVQFCLHECAPATCTSTGARSFGKRRRRRRMYFQPLGLQRRMSRRSATRTTPKSGAEAPNATTPVAATSSAKSNGAKKHILPTMPLPEYPLQREIIVQGIAGGATDSGVFSSRDRTSRSDSRMVCATPSVLTAAVVAAFLVQLALIAACLSCVALARRCGEKRRGHMDDDEDDEEAAAATTAASSRVTSLRAPPPRRVWTSSYR; this is encoded by the exons GACGAAGGACATGCGCTCCAGGATCGGCGGGCTGGCCCTGACCATCCGGACCGCGGCTGTCCTTTGCCTCGTCCTCGAAGCCGGCGCCATGGCGGTCCCTCAGGCGAGGGAGCTGCCCACGCTCAGGGACGTCCAGTTCTGGAACAAGCCTCCCG TACATTCGAGGAACGAGCAGTGTCCCCAGGGCGAAGACACCGTGACGTTTGAAAAGATGGTTGCCATGAAGCCGGGCTCGCGTCGACTGTCGCCCATGTTCGCGCCGCGCGAAGACTTCCGCTCACGGGGTGCCGTGACGCTGGACTGTCTACGGCGCTGCCAGGCGTCGCCCCGCTGTCTGGGCGTGGTGGTCAACTACGAGCACAACGCGTGCTTCGCGGCCACCGCGCTGGACGACGAGGACGTGGCCAACACACTCGGCTCGGCAACCGACCAGCCGAACCTGGTGCCGGCATCGGACCGCTCGAACTACTTCGCCAAGATGTGCGTCCATG GTCCTGCGTGCGACAAGGACTGGGTGATGGAGCGCGTTCCCGACAAGGAGCTGCGCGGCTTCGACGACCGCGTGGTGTCCGGCGTGCCCAGCTGCCAGCGCTGCCAGGAGCTGTGCCTGCACGAGTCCTCGTTTCCCTGTCGCTCGGGCGAGTTCGACGGCCGCGCCAGGGAGTGCCGCCTCAGCTCGCAGGACAGGCGCTCGCAGCCGAGTTCGTTCGTTCCGGCGCAGGGACCGCACGTGCACTACTTCGAGAACCTCTGCCTGCCGC CGTCCTCGGGCCAGGCGTCCAACTGCGACTACGAGCTGCACAAGGACGTGGACCTGCGGCGTGCCGACCAGGTTCGCAGCGCCTTCAGCGCCGACCAGTGCCGCTCGCTGTGCGAGACGAGCCGCGAGTTCGCGTGTCGCAGCTACAGCTTTGCGCCGGCCGCGGGCGTCTGCGCCATGTCCGGCGACGACACCGTCAGCCTCGGAGGGTTCGCGCTCCGCATGACGCCCGGAGTCGGCTACTACCAGCGGCCCGCATGTCCCGAGC CCGTGCAGCTGTCGTGCACGCGGGAGTCGATGGCACTCACCCTGCACACCAAGGATCCGTTCGCGGGCAGGATCTACCCTCGAGACGAAGCCTCCGGCTGTGACATCCAGGGACGTGGATCTCGGGAGACCACGCTCGTCATGGGCCTCATGGATCGACGGTGCGGAGTGTCCGAAGAC GACCGCGGCCGGTTCACGAGCACCATCGTGATCCAGCAGCATCCGGTGATTCAGCAGAAGGGTGACAGGATCGTCAAGCTGTTCTGCATCTTCGACACCGGCAACCGCACGGTCACCAACACCTACAAGGTGCTCGTGGG AGGAGCGGGTCCGGCGAGCCGCTTGCCGGGCGTGGTGAACGCGACCGCCCCGGCGCCCAACGTGCGGCTTCGCATCACGGACAGGGCCGGCGTGGACGTGGCGGGCGCCAAGCTCGGCGACGAGCTCTTCTTGCGAATCGAGATGGACGACGACA GCGTCTTCGGACTGTTCGCGAGGAACCTGGTTGCGACAAGTGGCCAGAACGACGATTCCATCGTCCTCATAGACAGCTCTGG CTGTCCCACGGACAAAAACATCTTTCCCGCTCTGGAGAAGTTGCCCGGGGACAAGACAAGGACGTTGCAGAGCCGGTTCGAAGCCTTCAAGTTCGCCGACGACGTTGTAGTGCGATTTCAG GTCACGGTGCAGTTCTGCCTGCACGAATGCGCGCCCGCTACGTGCACCTCGACTGGAGCTCGGTCCTTCGGCAAACGTCGGAGGCGGCGGCGCATGTACTTCCAGCCGCTGGGCCTCCAGAGGCGCATGAGCCGCCGGTCGGCCACGCGAACGACGCCTAAATCCGGCGCGGAAGCCCCTAACGCCACCACGCCGGTGGCGGCGACGAGCAGCGCCAAGTCTAACGGCGCCAAGAAGCACATACTGCCTACCATGCCTCTTCCCGAGTATCCGCTGCAGAGGGAGATCATCGTGCAGGGCATTGCAGGGGGCGCCACCGACTCGGGCGTCTTCAGCAGCCGGGACCGAA CGTCCAGGAGCGACTCGCGCATGGTCTGCGCCACGCCCAGCGTCCTGACCGCGGCCGTGGTGGCGGCGTTCCTCGTTCAGCTGGCCCTGATCGCCGCTTGCCTGTCGTGCGTGGCGCTGGCCCGGCGATGCGGCGAGAAGCGCAGGGGACACATggacgacgacgaagacgacgaggAGGCAGCGGCGGCGACGACGGCGGCGTCCAGTAgagtgacgtcactgcgggcaccaCCGCCACGTCGTGTGTGGACCTCGTCCTACCGATGA